The Nomia melanderi isolate GNS246 chromosome 7, iyNomMela1, whole genome shotgun sequence genome includes a window with the following:
- the l(2)gl gene encoding LLGL domain-containing protein l(2)gl isoform X5, with the protein MLKFIRGKGQQPTAERQKLHKDLFAFQKTLQHGFPNNPTALAWDPILRLMMIGTASGAIKVFGRPGVEFYGQHVETGERAIKKIVAVPNEGRLVTLLDKSVHMWEIDESSIIETQSFSLEGKFKVSAMCLESSGENLLLGTEGGNIYLLNMKTFTTSDNIIYQEVVIQNVPNDYKKNPRAVEAIAEQPGHPDNILIGYNRGLMVLWNKATPGAQQLMGLFSRAQTFVSTQQLESVHWVSETRFVSSHNDGSYAFWSSGSDTMLESTTPYGPFPCKAITKILVYPTKEHGELVLFSGGMQRASYGDRDTFTVMSKEKHVVFDFTSKVIDFFTVFPKQEDGKDASDGPEALVVLAEEEIVAIDLTHPEWKMMALPYLVSLHASAVTCSQHVPNVPDELWNSIVAAGKAQTEHLYSDKPWLIDGGILNPKAAGDKPKGKELLLTGHEDGTVRFWDASDVALTPLYKYNSSILFTGEHLDVLEQPPEDDEDEWPPFRKVGTFDPYSDDPRLAVKKVLLCPLSSTLVVAGTAGHVITASISSEPANKEIKAVTMNIVNDRDGFVWKGHDHLPVRTTSISFAVGFQPQNLLQLYPPATVTALAMHSEWGLLAAGTAHGLAVFDYTRSKAVTVKCTLNPNDLSGAGDTPISRRKSFKKSLRESFRRLRKGRSQRRMNAGSPTRNAPVEKKETTSVASSPSGELSPVELKSVERQVEARPVDDALGSMVRCLYFARSYIISMRNTTPTLWAGTNNGTVYVFTLAIPAGVRRTEEDVNCTLGKEIQLKHRAPVIAITILDGSNVPLPEPFEAEKGVCPGPDMASPHRVVIASEEQFKIFNLPSLKPFCKYKLTAHEGSRVRKTGFAKFTCPVEPAGTHEETYLLCLTNLGDCLVLSIPEFRRQLNAAAIKREDINGISSLTFTKSGEALYLHSSSELQRISLSASNETKTHCALNLPPNARSHTNKTNAKEKVQEQGVAESETETEGDTQGSQPAAPVQRTITENGVVGSTGGDESPKEPTLRPAASTNDVNGDDDRQDLSSIGDITIDSVKDHLLNSSLFRNATSSEELHSRLAGLKMEVTSRTSEISTQNQSLVVKTTTVVSQTTNNTTANGEVETSQTNETQQMNN; encoded by the exons GGCCGACTGGTTACCCTATTGGACAAGTCGGTGCACATGTGGGAGATCGACGAGAGCTCGATCATCGAGACGCAGAGCTTCTCGTTGGAGGGGAAGTTTAAAGTGTCCGCGATGTGCCTGGAATCGAGCGGCGAGAACCTTCTCCTCGGCACCGAGGGCGGTAACATTTATCTTCTGAACATGAAGACCTTCACGACATCCGATAACATCATCTACCAGGAAGTAGTGATACAGAA CGTACCGAATGATTACAAGAAGAATCCGCGTGCGGTCGAGGCGATAGCGGAACAACCAGGTCATCCGGACAATATTCTGATAGGTTACAATCGCGGTTTAATGGTTCTGTGGAACAAAGCGACTCCAGGAGCCCAACAG CTGATGGGTTTGTTTTCGCGTGCGCAGACGTTCGTCTCCACGCAACAGCTGGAATCGGTGCACTGGGTCTCCGAGACCCGTTTCGTTTCCTCGCACAACGACGGCTCGTACGCGTTCTGGAGCTCCGGGTCCGATACCATGCTGGAATCCACCACCCCTTACGGGCCGTTCCCATGCAAAGCCATCACGAAGATTCTCGTCTATCCTACTAAAGA ACACGGAGAACTGGTCCTATTCTCTGGCGGTATGCAGCGAGCCAGCTACGGCGACCGTGACACCTTCACCGTCATGTCGAAGGAGAAACACGTGGTCTTCGACTTCACTTCGAAAGTGATCGATTTCTTCACCGTATTCCCCAAGCAAGAAGACGGCAAGGACGCTTCTGATGGCCCGGAAGCTCTTGTCGTATTGGCCGAGGAAGAGATTGTAGCCATCGATTTGACCCATCCCGAATGGAAGATGATGGCGTTGCCTTATCTAGTGTCCCTTCACGCGAGCGct GTTACCTGTTCGCAACACGTGCCAAACGTGCCCGACGAACTTTGGAATAGCATTGTCGCGGCTGGAAAAGCGCAGACCGAACACTTATACTCGGATAAACCGTGGCTGATCGATGGGGGGATCCTCAATCCTAAAGCAGCAGGTGACAAGCCAAAGGGTAAAGAATTGTTGCTCACAGGACACGAGGATGGAACGGTTAGGTTCTGGGACGCCTCGGATGTTGCGTTGACGCCGTTGTACAAGTATAATTCGTCCATCTTGTTCACCGGTGAGCATCTAGACGTTTTGGAGCAACCGCCGGAAGACGATGAAGATGAGTGGCCTCCGTTTAGAAAAGTTGGTACCTTTGATCCGTATTCGGATGACCCGCGACTAGCGGTGAAGAAAGTCCTGCTGTGCCCTCTCTCCTCGACGTTGGTTGTTGCGGGCACTGCCGGCCATGTTATCACTGCTTCCATATCGTCCGAGCCAGCGAACAAGGAGATCAAAGCTGTCACCATGAACATCGTGAACGATCGTGACGGTTTCGTTTGGAAAGGCCACGATCATTTGCCCGTAAGAACCACGAGCATATCTTTCGCGGTCGGATTTCAACCGCAGAATCTTCTTCAATTGTATCCGCCGGCTACCGTCACCGCATTGGCAATGCACAGCGAGTGGGGATTACTAGCTGCTGGTACCGCCCACGGTTTAGCGGTCTTTGATTATACTAGGTCGAAAGCTGTCACTGTCAAGTGCACCCTCAATCCAAATG ATCTTTCTGGCGCGGGAGACACGCCCATTTCTAGAAGAAAGTCGTTTAAAAAATCGTTGAGGGAGTCCTTCAGGAGATTAAGAAAAGGAAGATCACAGCGCAGGATGAACGCTGGAAGTCCGACGAGGAACGCCCCAGTGGAAAAGAAGGAGAC TACCAGTGTCGCTTCTTCTCCGAGCGGCGAGCTTTCACCGGTGGAATTGAAGTCCGTGGAAAGACAAGTGGAAGCGAGACCCGTGGACGATGCTCTCGGTTCGATGGTCCGATGTTTATATTTTGCTAGGAGTTACATTATCAGCA TGAGGAACACCACCCCCACATTATGGGCAGGTACCAATAATGGTACAGTCTACGTTTTCACATTAGCGATACCGGCAGGCGTCAGGCGAACAGAGGAGGATGTAAATTGTACATTAGGAAAAGAGATTCAATTAAAGCACAGAGCACCCGTAATTGCGATAACGATACTGGACGGATCGAACGTTCCTCTACCAGAACCATTCGAGGCTGAGAAAGGCGTGTGCCCCGGTCCCGACATGGCTTCCCCGCACAGAGTAGTGATCGCTAGCGAGGAacaatttaaaatcttcaatCTTCCGTCGTTGAAACCGTTCTGTAAATACAAGCTGACCGCGCACGAGGGTTCGCGAGTGCGGAAGACGGGTTTTGCGAAGTTCACGTGTCCTGTGGAACCTGCGGGAACACACGAGGAGACTTATTTATTGTGTCTAACCAACCTCGGAGATTGTTTAGTGCTCAGCATTCCGGAATTCAGAAGACAACTGAACGCTGCTGCCATAAAACGCGAAGACATTAA TGGCATTTCCTCGTTGACATTCACGAAATCCGGAGAAGCTCTGTACCTGCATTCCAGTTCGGAGCTCCAACGAATTTCTTTATCGGCTAGTAACGAGACGAAAACGCACTGCGCGCTAAATCTGCCGCCTAACGCAAGGTCGCACACCAATAAAACCAACGCGAAGGAGAAAGTTCAGGAACAAGGTGTCGCGGAAAGTGAAACGGAAACGGAAGGCGACACGCAAGGTAGTCAACCGGCTGCTCCGGTACAAAGGACGATAACGGAGAACGGTGTCGTCGGTTCCA CCGGTGGCGATGAGTCCCCGAAAGAACCAACCCTACGGCCAGCAGCAAGTACCAATGACGTCAACGGGGATGACGATCGTCAAGACCTAAGCTCTATAGGAGACATCACGATCGATAGTGTCAAGGACCATTTACT TAACAGTTCACTTTTCAGAAATGCAACGTCTTCCGAAGAACTTCACAGTCGTCTTGCAGGGCTTAAGATGGAGGTGACTTCGCGAACCTCGGAAATTTCCACACAGAATCAGTCGTTAGTTGTGAAGACAACCACCGTTGTCTCTCAGACGACCAACAATACCACCGCCAATGGAGAGGTCGAAACGAGTCAGACGAACGAAACGCAGCAAATGAACA ATTAG